From a single Anaerolineaceae bacterium oral taxon 439 genomic region:
- a CDS encoding phosphate acyltransferase PlsX, translating into MALVLDAMGSDRHPVPEIEAAIRFSRETSEKIYLTGHRDIIFSVAKESDFAGLPIEFVHADDVLESDAKAVTSFKEKPNNSMAVGLRLVREGKASGFLTNGSTGAALFASLRILGRIKNVSRPCLATYFPTESDDCILLDIGANSDCRPEFLHQFAVMGAVYAEKMLGVSNPRIGLLSNGEEESKGNELARETFKLLAASAHLNFYGNIEPKEVFTHKVDVVVTDGFSGNIFMKTTESTARMVTEILKAGFLSNPLTKLGALLNKSTLRTLKKKVDPERIGAAPLLGVDGLAYVGHGRSNTNATIGGLRRVKEAADGKLIDEIRRRIPLELSRESGE; encoded by the coding sequence ATGGCATTGGTGTTAGACGCAATGGGAAGCGATCGACATCCGGTCCCGGAGATCGAAGCCGCGATCCGGTTTTCACGAGAAACCTCAGAAAAAATTTACCTGACAGGGCATCGCGACATCATTTTTTCCGTCGCGAAAGAATCCGATTTCGCCGGATTACCGATCGAATTTGTGCATGCCGACGACGTTTTAGAAAGCGACGCGAAAGCGGTAACCAGCTTCAAAGAAAAACCGAACAACTCCATGGCGGTCGGGCTTCGTCTTGTCCGCGAAGGGAAAGCTTCCGGATTTTTAACCAACGGCTCGACCGGCGCGGCGCTTTTCGCCTCGCTCCGAATCCTGGGCCGGATTAAAAACGTTTCCCGCCCTTGCCTCGCGACATATTTCCCGACGGAAAGCGACGATTGTATCCTGCTCGATATCGGCGCGAATTCCGACTGCCGTCCCGAATTCTTGCATCAGTTCGCGGTCATGGGCGCGGTTTACGCTGAGAAGATGCTGGGGGTCAGCAACCCCAGGATCGGCCTCCTCAGCAACGGCGAGGAAGAATCCAAGGGAAACGAATTAGCGCGCGAAACGTTTAAACTGCTCGCCGCCTCGGCGCATCTCAATTTCTACGGGAATATCGAGCCGAAAGAAGTCTTTACGCATAAAGTCGACGTCGTCGTTACCGATGGCTTTTCGGGAAATATCTTCATGAAAACGACCGAGAGCACGGCGAGAATGGTCACGGAAATCCTGAAGGCAGGATTCCTTTCCAACCCGCTGACAAAGCTGGGCGCGCTGCTGAATAAATCGACGCTCCGGACGCTGAAAAAGAAAGTCGATCCGGAACGGATCGGCGCGGCTCCGCTCCTCGGCGTCGACGGGCTCGCTTACGTCGGGCACGGCCGTTCAAATACGAACGCAACGATCGGCGGTCTCCGCCGTGTTAAAGAAGCGGCCGACGGGAAGCTGATCGACGAGATCCGCCGCCGGATCCCGCTCGAACTATCCAGGGAATCAGGAGAGTAA